From Candidatus Eisenbacteria bacterium, a single genomic window includes:
- a CDS encoding site-2 protease family protein, with amino-acid sequence MRWSWRIANVAGIPIRIHATFLLFLVWLFWASYARGGGTLQAARGVGFILSAFGCVLLHELGHALMGRRYGVVTRDITLLPIGGVARLDRIPQKPLQELAIALAGPFVNVLIAGVLFLFMQASSENFGDPVLLERSFLARLFSFNVVVAVFNLIPAFPMDGGRVLRALLATRLEYVRATRVAANVGQAIALLFALLGLFGNPMLLFIAVFVFIGAGQESAFVQMRSAFDGIPVSRAMIRDFRALRPEDPLSRAVELLLDGHQQDFPVLGIADRDPPVGILARSDLLKALAGGRTDTKVADVARRNCGLAQPGEMLEDVFRRMQESGCPAVPVVEPGRGIVGMVTLENVGEFAMVQAALGGGSKIGPA; translated from the coding sequence ATGCGCTGGTCCTGGAGGATCGCGAACGTGGCCGGGATTCCGATCCGGATCCACGCGACGTTCCTGCTCTTTCTCGTGTGGCTCTTCTGGGCGAGCTATGCCCGAGGGGGCGGCACCCTACAGGCGGCGCGGGGCGTCGGATTCATCCTCTCGGCCTTCGGCTGCGTGTTGCTCCACGAGCTGGGGCACGCGCTGATGGGGCGGCGCTACGGCGTTGTGACCCGGGACATCACGCTGCTCCCCATCGGGGGAGTGGCGCGCCTCGACCGCATCCCCCAGAAGCCGCTTCAGGAGTTGGCCATCGCGCTCGCGGGGCCTTTCGTCAACGTGCTGATCGCCGGGGTGCTTTTCCTCTTCATGCAAGCCTCATCCGAGAACTTCGGCGACCCCGTCTTGCTCGAGCGAAGCTTCCTGGCGCGCCTCTTCTCCTTCAACGTCGTCGTGGCCGTTTTCAATCTGATTCCCGCCTTCCCGATGGATGGGGGGCGCGTGCTCCGGGCGCTGCTCGCGACGCGCCTGGAGTACGTCCGGGCGACCCGGGTCGCGGCCAATGTCGGCCAGGCGATCGCGCTGCTCTTCGCTCTCCTGGGGCTCTTCGGAAACCCGATGCTCCTTTTCATCGCGGTGTTCGTCTTCATCGGTGCCGGGCAGGAGTCGGCGTTCGTTCAGATGCGCTCTGCGTTCGACGGCATCCCGGTTTCGCGCGCGATGATTCGCGATTTCCGCGCCCTGCGTCCCGAGGATCCTCTTTCACGGGCCGTGGAGCTGTTGCTGGACGGGCATCAGCAAGATTTTCCCGTCCTGGGGATCGCGGATCGTGACCCTCCGGTGGGAATCCTGGCGCGGTCGGATCTCTTGAAAGCGCTCGCGGGGGGCCGGACCGACACGAAGGTGGCGGATGTGGCGCGCCGGAATTGCGGCCTGGCTCAGCCGGGGGAGATGCTCGAGGACGTCTTCCGGAGAATGCAGGAGAGCGGGTGTCCCGCCGTCCCCGTCGTGGAGCCGGGGCGCGGGATCGTCGGGATGGTGACGCTCGAAAACGTAGGGGAGTTCGCGATGGTTCAGGCCGCGCTCGGCGGCGGATCGAAGATCGGGCCCGCGTGA